A single Tenacibaculum sp. Bg11-29 DNA region contains:
- a CDS encoding MarC family protein has translation MDFNFKEILTAFMVLFAVIDIIGNIPIIIDLRKKVGHIQSEKASVIAGFIMILFLFVGKQLLGLIGVDVHSFAVAGAFILFFIALEMILGITLYKDDDDEETLTATVFPLAFPLIAGPGSLTTLLSLRAEFHISNIIVAVLLNVLVIYIVLKTSPKIEKFIGNNGIKIIRKIFGVILLAIAVRLFAENIKVLLA, from the coding sequence ATGGATTTTAACTTCAAAGAAATTTTAACTGCCTTTATGGTATTGTTTGCGGTAATTGATATTATTGGAAACATCCCTATTATTATTGACCTGCGTAAAAAAGTTGGGCACATACAATCAGAAAAAGCATCGGTTATTGCGGGTTTTATAATGATTTTATTTTTATTTGTTGGTAAACAGTTATTGGGTTTAATTGGTGTTGATGTACATTCTTTTGCAGTTGCAGGTGCATTTATTTTATTTTTTATTGCCTTAGAAATGATTTTAGGAATTACTTTATATAAAGATGACGATGATGAAGAAACGTTAACGGCAACAGTTTTTCCGCTTGCTTTTCCATTAATTGCAGGGCCGGGGAGTTTAACAACACTTTTATCTTTGCGTGCAGAATTTCATATATCAAATATAATTGTTGCAGTTTTGTTAAACGTACTAGTTATCTACATTGTGTTAAAAACATCTCCCAAAATTGAAAAATTTATTGGTAATAATGGTATTAAAATAATTAGAAAAATATTTGGTGTTATATTATTAGCTATTGCTGTAAGATTATTTGCAGAGAATATAAAAGTATTATTAGCATAA
- a CDS encoding NAD(P)/FAD-dependent oxidoreductase gives MIFDVLIIGGGVSGMQCALVLGSAHKKEYAKNKKIGILIHQRASHLESALFNNVLGLPEGTLGKDILIEGKEQLKSQYPSVSQIENEKVVAVFDNENGYKIITNKEEYYSKSVVIALNYAKPFEIAGLEQYIEPHMRANAMKDRIQLRNFNHLIKKGLYVCGTLAGWRSQFAIAAGSGASVATDILTEWNANISTKVHDKITVNK, from the coding sequence ATGATTTTTGACGTTTTAATTATCGGTGGTGGTGTTTCGGGCATGCAATGCGCATTAGTCTTAGGTTCTGCACATAAGAAAGAATACGCTAAAAATAAAAAAATAGGCATTTTAATTCACCAACGAGCTTCTCATCTAGAAAGTGCTTTGTTTAATAATGTTTTAGGATTACCTGAAGGAACATTAGGTAAGGATATTTTAATTGAAGGAAAAGAACAATTAAAAAGTCAATATCCTAGTGTATCTCAAATAGAAAATGAAAAGGTTGTAGCTGTTTTTGATAATGAGAATGGGTATAAAATAATTACAAACAAGGAAGAGTATTATAGTAAATCAGTTGTTATAGCATTAAATTATGCGAAGCCATTTGAAATAGCAGGATTAGAACAATATATAGAGCCACATATGAGAGCAAATGCTATGAAAGATAGAATTCAGCTGCGTAACTTTAATCACTTAATTAAAAAAGGCTTATATGTTTGCGGAACTTTAGCCGGTTGGCGTAGCCAATTTGCAATAGCTGCAGGTAGCGGAGCAAGTGTAGCTACCGATATATTAACAGAATGGAATGCTAATATTTCAACGAAAGTACATGATAAAATTACAGTGAATAAATAA
- a CDS encoding LytTR family DNA-binding domain-containing protein, with protein MTCIIIEDELPAQNIIKNYIRKIPDLNLVNTFQTAISANTFLKDNTIDTIFLDINLPDISGLDFIKTIKNPPKIVITTAYPDYAVTSFELDTIVDYLVKPFSFDRFLKAIAKVEKQLNTKPSIEKEVLFINVDKTIHKLYVEDLLYLESDRNYVTFYTIDKKLTIIDSLKNWKDTLDESKFIQIHKSYIINKKKIVKFTGTNLFINNEKLPIGRTFKKVLLANLKTNQ; from the coding sequence ATGACTTGTATTATTATAGAAGATGAACTTCCTGCACAAAACATTATAAAAAACTACATTCGAAAGATTCCTGATCTTAACTTGGTAAATACTTTTCAAACTGCAATTAGTGCAAATACTTTTTTAAAAGACAATACAATAGATACCATTTTTTTAGACATTAATTTACCTGATATTTCTGGGTTAGATTTTATAAAAACAATAAAAAACCCACCTAAAATAGTTATTACAACTGCCTACCCTGATTATGCTGTTACTAGTTTTGAATTAGACACTATTGTTGATTATCTTGTAAAACCTTTTTCTTTTGATCGTTTTTTAAAAGCCATCGCTAAAGTTGAAAAGCAATTAAACACTAAACCTTCGATAGAAAAAGAAGTTCTTTTTATAAATGTAGATAAGACTATACACAAACTGTATGTAGAAGATCTTTTATATTTAGAATCTGATAGAAATTATGTTACGTTTTATACTATTGATAAAAAACTAACAATTATTGATTCTTTAAAAAACTGGAAAGATACTTTAGACGAAAGTAAATTCATACAAATACACAAATCATATATTATAAATAAAAAAAAAATAGTAAAGTTCACAGGTACAAACTTGTTTATTAACAATGAGAAATTACCTATCGGAAGAACTTTTAAAAAAGTGCTATTGGCTAATTTAAAAACTAACCAATAG
- a CDS encoding sensor histidine kinase has translation MSDYLWQTLTPLLFFSFIWMLFRYIDTAEEVEKIQQERTEMELKFLKSQINPHVLFNNLNTIYSYSIEKPGKAPDLILRLSDNLKHVLYESNSEKVSLSKEIQFIDNYIAFHKIRTEGLKQINYQTSTDKEHYKIAPLLLITIIENAFKHSTINSVIDINISVKENILTCICKNNYNEKTVKSPNAIGLKNLKKRLDLLYKNKYELVTDKTTVFKVSLSLNLL, from the coding sequence TTGAGTGATTATCTTTGGCAAACATTAACTCCGCTATTGTTTTTTTCTTTTATATGGATGCTTTTTAGATATATTGATACAGCAGAAGAGGTAGAAAAAATACAACAAGAAAGAACAGAAATGGAATTGAAATTTTTGAAATCACAGATAAACCCACATGTTTTATTTAACAACTTAAACACTATTTATTCATATTCAATTGAAAAACCAGGTAAAGCGCCTGATTTAATTTTAAGATTATCAGATAATCTAAAACATGTTTTATATGAAAGCAATTCTGAAAAGGTAAGTTTGTCTAAAGAAATTCAGTTTATAGATAATTATATTGCTTTTCATAAAATTAGAACTGAAGGGCTTAAGCAAATTAACTATCAAACCTCAACAGATAAAGAACATTATAAAATAGCTCCTTTATTACTGATTACTATTATAGAAAATGCTTTTAAGCACAGTACTATTAACAGTGTTATTGATATAAATATTAGCGTGAAAGAAAATATATTGACCTGTATTTGTAAAAATAATTATAATGAAAAAACAGTAAAAAGCCCGAATGCTATTGGTTTAAAAAACCTTAAAAAACGATTGGATTTATTATATAAGAACAAATATGAATTAGTTACTGATAAAACTACTGTTTTTAAAGTATCACTATCTTTAAATTTACTATAA
- a CDS encoding thioredoxin family protein — MKITITILLFLISNLVVGQDINKTTKSSKGKLMLLGKTDKKAFDIQGFTWFHKNYEAYITNDKIVNKLKTSLKNYSIKAFYGSWCGDSKRELPKFYKVIDQANFDKDQLEMIAVDRKPEAYKASPNGEEKGLNIHRVPTFIFYKNNKEVGRIVEYPKQDFERDLLTITNGKKYTPQYVVAEHLNKLMIDKTLDELKKNEKELIASLVEFTKGSRELNTFGYKLLRSKNISKAFFVFELNTKMYPYKYNVFDSLGEAYYTIKNYNQSLINYDKVLQLKPNDKNALEMIGKIKKEMI, encoded by the coding sequence ATGAAGATAACAATAACAATTCTACTTTTTTTAATCAGCAATTTAGTTGTAGGACAAGATATTAATAAAACAACTAAAAGTAGTAAAGGTAAATTGATGTTATTAGGTAAAACTGATAAAAAAGCTTTTGATATACAGGGTTTTACTTGGTTCCATAAAAATTATGAAGCGTATATTACAAATGATAAAATAGTTAATAAATTAAAAACCTCACTTAAAAACTATTCAATTAAAGCTTTTTATGGTAGTTGGTGTGGAGATAGCAAAAGAGAACTTCCCAAATTTTATAAAGTAATTGATCAAGCCAATTTTGATAAAGATCAATTAGAAATGATTGCTGTAGATAGAAAACCGGAAGCATATAAAGCATCACCAAACGGTGAAGAAAAAGGATTAAATATTCACAGAGTTCCGACTTTTATTTTTTATAAAAACAATAAAGAAGTTGGTAGAATTGTTGAGTACCCAAAGCAAGATTTTGAACGTGATTTACTTACAATCACTAATGGTAAAAAATATACTCCACAATATGTCGTTGCAGAACATTTAAATAAATTAATGATTGATAAGACGCTAGATGAATTAAAGAAAAATGAAAAAGAACTTATTGCCTCGTTAGTTGAATTTACAAAAGGAAGTAGAGAGCTTAATACTTTTGGGTATAAATTACTTAGATCTAAGAATATTAGTAAAGCTTTTTTTGTTTTTGAATTGAATACTAAAATGTACCCATATAAATACAATGTTTTTGATAGTTTAGGAGAAGCGTATTACACAATAAAAAATTACAATCAATCATTAATTAATTATGATAAAGTTTTACAATTAAAGCCGAATGATAAAAACGCTTTAGAGATGATAGGAAAAATAAAAAAAGAGATGATTTAA